From Desulfotignum phosphitoxidans DSM 13687:
ACCTGACCCCGCTGATCCGGGCCTCGGAAACCGTGGGTAAAGTGATCGCCAAAGGGGACATCGTCATTTACGAAAGCACGGTATACCCCGGTGCCACGGAAGAAGACTGCATCCCCGTGGTGGAAAAAACCTCGGGCCTGACATTCAACACCGACTTTTTTGCCGGCTATTCCCCGGAACGCATCAACCCGGGCGACAAAGAACACACCGTGGAAAAGATCAAAAAAGTCACCTCGGGCTCCACCCCTGAGATCGGGCAGAAAGTGGACGTCCTGTACAGATCGGTCATCACTGCCGGCACCCACCTGGCCCCCACCATCAAGGTGGCCGAAGCCGCCAAGGTCATTGAGAACTCCCAGCGGGACATCAACATCGCCTTTGTCAACGAGCTGGCCAAAATCTTCAACCGTATGGACATCGACACCCATGCCGTGCTCGAAGCTGCCAACACCAAGTGGAATTTTCTGCCCTTCAAACCCGGCCTGGTAGGCGGCCACTGCATCGGCGTGGATCCTTACTACCTGGCCCAGAAAGCCCAGGAAGCCGGGTACCACCCCGAAATCATCCTGGCCGGCCGCCGCATGAACGACAGCATGGGCGCTTACGTGGCTTCGGAAGTGGTCAAACTGATGATCAAAAAAGGCAAACCCGTCAAAGGCGCCCGGGCCCTGATGCTGGGCATCACCTTCAAGGAAAACTGCCCGGACATCCGCAACACCCGCGCCATTGACATTGTTCACGAACTCACGGACTACGGCATGCATGTGGATGTGTACGACCCCTGGGCTTCCCCGTCCGAAGTCATGCACGAATACGGCATCCAAACCATGACCCATTATCCTGAAAACGACGGCTACAGCGCCATCATCCTGGCTGTGGCCCACACACAGTTTTTGACCATCGACCTGAACGCCCACAAACAAACCGGCACCATCATCTACGATGTCAAAGGCATCTTGGACAAATCCCTCACCCACGGCCGACTCTAATGGGGTCAGGCCTGCGTTATTGTAGTTATTGTCACAAATTATAGAACAATAACTACAATAACGCAGGCCTGACCCCGACCCCGAATTAATTATGGCACGAAAATCACGTATCCATTATCCCGGAGCACTGTACCATGTCATGCTCAGAGGAAATGCCCGGCAGACGGTCTTTCATCAAGATCTCGAATGCAGATATTTTGAAGACATTCTGGCCCAGGGGCTGGATCAGTATGCGATTGTGCTGCATGCTTACTGCTGGATGAAAAATCATGTGCATATGGCGCTGCAGGTCCGGGACGAGCCGCTGTCAAAACTGATGCAGAATATTTCTCAGCGCTACACCTGGTGGTTCAACAAGCGGCATGACCGGGTAGGGCATGTGTTCCAGGGACGGTATAAGGCCGTTCTTGTGGACAAGGATGCCTATCTCAAGGAGCTGATTCGCTACATTCATCTGAATCCGGTGCGTGCCGGCATGGTCACCGATCCCCTGGATTACCCCCGGAGCAGCCATGCGGCTTATGCCGGCAAAATCCGGCCGCCTGACTGGCTGACTATCGACCGGGGACTGGGACAATTCGGAACAACAGAACCGGACGCGCGGGCCGTTTATCTGCATTTCATGGGCCGGGAAACGGGTGAGGAACTCCTGAGCAAGCTTCGCCACGGCAGCCGCACAGAAGGGCGGATCCTCGGCAATGAAAATTTCATCCAAGCAGCCCTCGGCCGGAAGAATGAAACGGTTCAGGCACAGATCGGAATCGAACCGCTGGTGGATCTGGTCGCCCGGGTCTACCAGGTCCCGGTCCGGGAGATGACCAGTGCGAGCCGCGCCAGACACCTGACACAAGCCAGAGCCATGGCCACGCTCATCGGGGTGGATCATTGCGGCTATCTGGTGTCTGATTTGGCCCGGTATTTCAACCGGGATATGCCGGGATTAAGCAGGCAGGTGAAGGCCCTTCGTGCCCGCCTTGAAAAAAATCAATCTCTTCAGGAAAAAGCGGCACAAATTCAAGATCAAATAACGACAATAACGCAGGCCTGACCCCCAACTTTAAAAGCTAAAAAACGTTATGGCCTCAGGGTGATTACTTACGCGGTAACATGCAATCATATCCATCTGCTGGCCGTGGATAGTGGTAAAGATGTCATTTCCAAAAGCATGCAGCTGCTGTCTGGCAAAACAGGGCAGGCGTACAACGTCCGGAAAAACCGTAAGGGTGCTTTCTGGGAGGATCGTTTTTATACCACTGCCATTGAAAATGGGGTTCATCTGTTGAGATGCATGGCGTATATTGAGTTGAACATGGTTCGGGCAGGGGCTGTGAAACATCCAAAAGACTGGGGATTTTGCAGCTATAATGAAATTTTAGATCCTCCCCGGCGGTATCGGCTGATTGATCGAACCGCCCTGCTATCCAGTTGCGGGATAACCGATCCGGATGAATTCAGGACATATTATGAAGAATTTGGTTGCGCACACTTTGCAGCAAGGCACCTTACGTCGCGAAAGTTTATGGACCAATAACCTGGCAGTGGGAACAACAGATGCTTGATTGGGTCTGACCCCCTTTGACCAACGAACCCTACGCCATTGCCAAGATCGCCGGCATCAAGCTGTGCGAGAGCTACAACCGCCAGTATGGCACAGGCTACCGCAGCGTCATGCCCACCAACCTGTACGGCCCCGGGGACAACTATCACCCGGAAAACAGCCACGTGATCCCGGCCCTGCTGCGCCGGTTCCACGAAGCCGTCCGGCAGCAGGCCCCGGAAGTGGTGATCTGGGGATCGGGCACGCCCATGCGGGAGTTTCTGCACGTGGATGACATGGCCGGGCGCCACCGTGCACGTCATGAACCTGGATGCCGACACATTCCAGGCCCACACCCAACCCATGCTGTCCCACATCAACGTGGGCACCGGCCTTGACTGCACCATCCGTGAACTGGCCCAAACCATCGCCAAAGTCACGGGCTTCACCGGCCGCCTGACCTTTGATACCACAAAACCCGACGGCACTCCCCGCAAACTCCTGGATGTAACCAAACTCAAATCCCTGGGCTGGACCCCGTCCATCTCCCTGGAACAGGGCCTGACAGATGCCTACACCTGGTTTAAAACCAACCAGGCCAACTTCAGACAATAACCCAAAACCCCAGCTATTGACTTGTTGCCGTCCTTAGCGATAGAATAGGCCTGTAATCTTGATGAATTGGAGTTTTATGATGGAATTGATCACCAAACAATATATCGTTGATGAAAACAATCGAAAGATAGCCGTTCAAATTCCCATAGAAGATTTTGAAAAAATCGAACAGCTGCTCGAGGATTATGCATTGTTTCATTTAATGAAAGACAACCAGGGAACTGAGTTGCTGGATCAGACAGATGCTGAAACATATTACAAACAGTTGGTTAAAAACGATTGAAGGTAAGATACAGAAAAAAGTTTTTAAAAGAACTGTCTCTGATTCCTGCAGCACAAAGAACAAAAATCGAACAGTTCGTTTTTAAATCACTCCCCGCAGCAGATTCTCTCCACCAACTGGGGGTGATAGAACAGATGAAAGGCTATCCCTTGTGTTTTAAAGTTCGGTTTGGAAAGTACAGGATAGGATTGAGGATGGAAGATGATGCTATCGTTCTGGAAAAAGCATTGCACCGAAAAGATATTTATCGACATTTCCCCTGACCAAAAAACTTAAAACTCCCCCCCCCCCCCAATAACTACAATAACGCAGGCCCCATGCCACCATGGAATTTGCTTTTTTTGTAAAAAGCCCTATAATCAGATTATGTCATGTTTTTTAAATGATAATTTGAGAAAGGTCACAATGCCGACTACAATCAAAAATATAAAAGGGACGGAACTCCCCCCTTCATTACGTAACAGATTCAATGTCAAGGAACATCAATTCCTGACAGTTACCATTGAAGTTGAAGACGATAATATGTGGGATAAGGTTATTGAGTCTGCTCGACAGACCCATAAAGATGTAAAAATGGGAAAACCGATTCCCACAATTCAAGACGTGTTGAAAAACCTCTAATGTACGTAAGCGGTAATTAAACCCCATCTTCCGCAGCCCCGCCCACCGGAGTATGATGTCGCCAAAATTCAAAATGGAGGCATCATGGGAACAGAAACAAGACAAGAAAAACTGGAGAAACTCCGCAAGTTCTGGAAGACCCACCTGGATAAATGGGAAGAATCCGGACTTTCCCAGAAAGAATATTGCCGGCAGCACAATCTGGTTTATCATCGCTTCGGGTATTGGAAAGCCCGGTTTAAATCCAGAAACCTGCCGGTCAAGTTCGTCCAGGTGGCATCACAACCCATAAACCCCGGCCCATATGTTTTAAAGCTCAATCTGCCCCGGGGTTGCCAGATTGAAATTCCGGACGATTTTTCGGCAGACACATTGAAACGGGTCCTGGTCACATTGCAGGAGTCGTAATGATAACCGTTCCATCAGATGTAA
This genomic window contains:
- the tnpA gene encoding IS66 family insertion sequence element accessory protein TnpA; this translates as MGTETRQEKLEKLRKFWKTHLDKWEESGLSQKEYCRQHNLVYHRFGYWKARFKSRNLPVKFVQVASQPINPGPYVLKLNLPRGCQIEIPDDFSADTLKRVLVTLQES
- a CDS encoding Rossmann-fold NAD(P)-binding domain-containing protein: MTWPGATVHVMNLDADTFQAHTQPMLSHINVGTGLDCTIRELAQTIAKVTGFTGRLTFDTTKPDGTPRKLLDVTKLKSLGWTPSISLEQGLTDAYTWFKTNQANFRQ
- a CDS encoding transposase → MARKSRIHYPGALYHVMLRGNARQTVFHQDLECRYFEDILAQGLDQYAIVLHAYCWMKNHVHMALQVRDEPLSKLMQNISQRYTWWFNKRHDRVGHVFQGRYKAVLVDKDAYLKELIRYIHLNPVRAGMVTDPLDYPRSSHAAYAGKIRPPDWLTIDRGLGQFGTTEPDARAVYLHFMGRETGEELLSKLRHGSRTEGRILGNENFIQAALGRKNETVQAQIGIEPLVDLVARVYQVPVREMTSASRARHLTQARAMATLIGVDHCGYLVSDLARYFNRDMPGLSRQVKALRARLEKNQSLQEKAAQIQDQITTITQA
- a CDS encoding nucleotide sugar dehydrogenase, with protein sequence MNKIAIIGLGYVGLPLARLFAAKYPVVGYDINQTRVTELMSGHDATLEVEDDVLQRVLLTQAPRTQEPPPSNGLYCTTNLDDIADCNIYIITVPTPIDKNNRPDLTPLIRASETVGKVIAKGDIVIYESTVYPGATEEDCIPVVEKTSGLTFNTDFFAGYSPERINPGDKEHTVEKIKKVTSGSTPEIGQKVDVLYRSVITAGTHLAPTIKVAEAAKVIENSQRDINIAFVNELAKIFNRMDIDTHAVLEAANTKWNFLPFKPGLVGGHCIGVDPYYLAQKAQEAGYHPEIILAGRRMNDSMGAYVASEVVKLMIKKGKPVKGARALMLGITFKENCPDIRNTRAIDIVHELTDYGMHVDVYDPWASPSEVMHEYGIQTMTHYPENDGYSAIILAVAHTQFLTIDLNAHKQTGTIIYDVKGILDKSLTHGRL
- a CDS encoding NAD-dependent epimerase/dehydratase family protein; the encoded protein is MTNEPYAIAKIAGIKLCESYNRQYGTGYRSVMPTNLYGPGDNYHPENSHVIPALLRRFHEAVRQQAPEVVIWGSGTPMREFLHVDDMAGRHRARHEPGCRHIPGPHPTHAVPHQRGHRP